TGGAATGGGGTAGTGCCACCAACCCTGTGTCAAACCCGGAGCAGAGGCCAGTGATCAGGAAGTCCACGAACCCTGGCACCGGATGGTCCCGTAACAGGAGAGCCAGGAGGTCGATGTCGCAGTCGGCTAGTCATAGGCGCTTGTAAGCCTTcttgggacatgtggacctggggtgagccctgaagcagatggagcagatgtgcagggccctgcaaccGCTAAATAGACAGGAACCAAAGTTGAAGTTATTGCAAACTTGGCTGTTGCCAAGGTAGACAATGGGTCTACCCAACTTATCGGTGGTGGAGGGACTGCGGGGGACCCCAGAGGGGCCTGGAATAGCCTTGTCTGGTTGGGCCGTGGCCGTTTGAGGACACCACTCAGTAGAGTGGAAAATCGACTGGCAGGTCGAACACGCGGGGGCCCGGAGGCCGGCGAAATGCTGGCAGAACAACTCCATGTCCAGCATGGCCCAGTTGACGGAGAACTGGAACTGGGCAAGCGCGGCGGCGGCCTTGgctgagaaggagcggtggtagtcataaaaagccgtgccgccgtacttgtgcccaaGTCCAGTGACCCTGTGTAGAtacgtgtccagctcctcccggcggGCCGGGAAAGCGGAGCAGAGCACGTCTCTAAACAGGCCGAAGGCCAAAACAAACTCGACGACAGAGAGCTTGCGGTTGAGACGTCcatccttggcccgaaggaccaccgagacctccccgcaGTCAAAAGTCTTGTTGTCTGCGGCATCGTGGGACGCAATCAGGATGGACgcgagattcacgtccttgcccgccaagaTGTCCCTCCTGATGTGGTCCGGTACCAAGTGCGCAGGAGCCACCACCGGAGCAGCCGGGGACGTACCTGGAGCCGGAAGCTGAAATAGAGGGGGATCGGAGACGGGGACCACCGCCTGGGAAGACGCCGGTGTTCTGgactccaagtccaccaccctggtcCTGATGTCGGCAACGGACGAGATGAGCGAATCCAAGGAGGCCTGCAACAGCACCAGGGACTGCTGGATGGCTGGGGGTGGATCTTCCCTTTCAGGAGCGCTGGGCTCGGTCATCAATAGGCGGTATAACTCGGCCTTCCTGGCTGACGCTGGGTGTCTGATGCCTCTCTTGGCCAATTCCGCAACGAGCCTCGGCACAGTCCATCTTCGGAGGGCAACTGGGCCGCCTTGGCTGGAGACCGAcgtacccgggagggacaacgTGTCGTCGACGTCAGAGACCTGTGACATGGCTTCAACAATAGCAGAGACCTTGCAACACCTGGAATTAGAGACAACAATACGGCCGCTGGAGAGGTCATGGGGACGTGCACCCCGACTAAAAAGGTCGTGGATGAACGTAAAAGATGACGTACCTGGGAGCGTTGGATCAACACCCTTGTCTTACCGTCAGAGGATGGACGGGAACGAACCGGCTGGACCTGAGGACTGGAAAAGTTAGGAGTGACATGAGAAAAATGCCGCGCGAGACTGGAACCATCGTGGGTGCGCGTGGACACCGCGTAGTGTTGTCTAATGTGGAGACAGGGAGACGTGGACAAAACATGGACCAGGAAGAAGGGCACCAGGAGGCGGAGACTAGGGACTGTGGTGAGGAGGGGCCTGGGAGTACCGAGACGCGTGGCGATGCGTGACCTGAAAGCACCGGCTGTCTACCGGGAAGGTGGCTGCACCTGAGGCCGACGAGCCCAGGACCGACCCCGACGCTACCAGCCACCGTGGACGGAGAAGACACCCGAGCGCCTCGGGGCCCCTGgcagggaagacacctgaacgtctcGCCTGAGATGGACAGAGGAGACACCTGAGCTCTTCAGGGTGctgggacagagaagacacctgaacgcctcaggcaaggatggacagagaagacacctgaacgcttcagggtgcctggacagagaagacacctgaacgcctcaggcaaggatggacagagaagacacctgaacgcttcagggtacctggacagagaagacacctgaacgcctcaggcaaggaaggacagagaagataccagaacgcttcagggtacctggacggagAAGACACCTGGACGCCTTAGggaaagatggacagagaagacccatgaacgcttcagggtacctggacagagaagccACCTGCACGCCTCAGGCAAAGATGGACAGAGAGGacccctgaacgcttcagggaacctggagagagaagacacctgaacgcctcaggccaaGATGGACAGAGagaacacctgaacgcttcagggtacctggaaagagaagacacctgaacgcctcaggctaagtAGGACAGAGGAGACACCTGAACGTCTCGGGTTGAGAGCGAGAACACATCCCCGCGTGCCTCCTGGGAGGCAACCCGGGATGTCGGGAAGAGGAACTGCCAGAAGCAGCCCCAGATTACCTACCTGAACCCTCAAGTATGAGTTTTCCCGCGAGCGGCCGACAGCGATTTTCTGCAGGACCTAACCTGACGTCGGGAAAGTCGGGATAAGGTACGACGGGGACCACGAACGCTACTGGCACCTGGGAAAGGAACACACATGTGAACATAGGGAGCAACAAGGCCGGAGCCCCCAAGGGCCCCGCTGGGAGGCCGTGGGTAGGCCGGGGCGTGAACGACCTGGAGCGCCACGGATCTGACCTGAATGTGTGTGACGGAGACCGTGGCGTATGCCAGCCAGGCAGGAGCGGGCCTGGGGGTGGACATGCCGGGCCAGGCACGGCGACCTGAATGGGGCAATGTGGGACGTGGAGGGGGTGTGGCCCGTGAATTGCCCATCTGGCCACCTGTGATGGGCAATTTACCGCGTGCCAGGGCTCAGCCCACCCAAATGTTGGTCATGACCAGAGAGCCGTCTCAGGCCGGGCCTGGAGTGGGACGTGGCCTGCCTGCAACTGCAGGCTGGCCAGCATGGATCCATGGCTGCCGGAGCCATGAATTGGGAGGAAGCTACCCGGCTAACTAGTGGGGGAGTAAGCGCCTGGCCCAGGCAACATGAGTGACTAAGATGTGGCCGCGGGACAGCGCGGGTGGCGGCTGCCTGAGCAACCCGGCTGAGCAGACAGCAGCGGCAGCCCCACCGGGGTGGGAGGACAAGGTGCCCGCATGTCTCAGCCCCAACCGGGGGCATGGCAGCCGCCAGCCGAGACAGCCCCGGCCGGAGTGTGGGAGGCGGGCAGCGGGTGGGAAGCCCGGCCGTGGCGGGGGATTGGGCTCCCctctgtgcggcccccccccccaggcggCCAGCGTGCGGCCGTGAGCAAATTCCGAGGCGCCGCGCATGCGTCctgcctctcgcgagaggacggacGCCCCCGGACGGCGGAGAGGGGAGCCTGCGGCGGCCGAAGGCGAATGGAGGAGCGGGCCAGCGGTCGGCCACGGCCCAGCAGACGGAAGACCAGAGCCCACCACGGGAGGCGCGTGGTGATACTTACCTGGGGCGCGtgcttaccggaagtgacgtgcgtCACATGAAGTGCTGGTCGGCGGGCGCGGTGATGGTGAGCTGTACGAGGGGGTTTAAgtaaggggacctggcccctcccacaataacaggctgcatgcagccttaactattagtgctggaggggttaaaaaataataaaaaaataaaatcaccttctcctcttgatcgcgtagttcccggtctcttctttactagctgtgggctaaatgacctgtgttacgtcagatcacatgctccaatcacatggcccatcaccgtggtgatggagcatgtgatctgacgtcaccacaggtcctttagcccacagctcatcattaaagaagtaaagaagagaccgggaactacgcgatcaagaggagaaggtgagttaatttttttattttatttttaacccctccagcactattatactatgcattctgtattcagaatgctattattttcccttataaccatgttataagggaaaataatacagtgaatagactgtcacctagaaaccatgcgtgaaaatcgcaccgcatccgcacttgcttgcgattttcacgcaaccccattcatttctatggggcctgcgttacgtgaaaaacgcagaatatagaacatgctgcgattttcacgcaacgcataagtgatgcgggaaaatcaccgctcatgtgaacagccccatagaaatgaatgggtccggattcagtgcgggtgcaatgcgttcaactcacgcatcgcacccgcgcgaaatactcgcccgtgtgaaaggggccttaggaagtGCCTAGAGGGGAAGGTGTTTATTTTGATGGTTATGTTTGTgtgggtgctgaagtgccaaaataaagcacaagtttggacattaaatcctgttgtctgtgaagaagtctgtgattgcgaccctCTGAGAGCAAGCGATCCCTTAGGGCGAGAATTCCGCAAGGGTGCAACTCGTGAggtaaatgcattgcacccgcacagaatccggacctattcacttcaatggggctgtgcagatgagcggtgattttaacgcatcacttgtgctttgcgtaaaaattgcagcatgttctatattctgagtttttcacgcaacacagggcccatagaaatgaatggggatgcgtgaaaatcgcaagcatctgcaagcaagtgcagatgcaatgcgattttcacgcatgtttgctaggagatgatgttagtaaattgataaaagtcaatttactgtattattttccattagaa
This portion of the Bufo gargarizans isolate SCDJY-AF-19 chromosome 1, ASM1485885v1, whole genome shotgun sequence genome encodes:
- the LOC122932255 gene encoding uncharacterized protein LOC122932255; amino-acid sequence: MSQVSDVDDTLSLPGTSVSSQGGPVALRRWTVPRLVAELAKRGIRHPASARKAELYRLLMTEPSAPEREDPPPAIQQSLVLLQASLDSLISSVADIRTRVVDLESRTPASSQAVVPVSDPPLFQLPAPGTSPAAPVVAPAHLVPDHIRRDILAGKDVNLASILIASHDAADNKTFDCGEVSVVLRAKDGRLNRKLSVVEFVLAFGLFRDVLCSAFPARREELDTYLHRVTGLGHKYGGTAFYDYHRSFSAKAAAALAQFQFSVNWAMLDMELFCQHFAGLRAPACSTCQSIFHSTEWCPQTATAQPDKAIPGPSGVPRSPSTTDKLGRPIVYLGNSQVCNNFNFGSCLFSGCRALHICSICFRAHPRSTCPKKAYKRL